Proteins encoded within one genomic window of Flavobacterium sp. NG2:
- a CDS encoding type IX secretion system membrane protein PorP/SprF: MKTKILSFVLMFTAIVSFAQQDSQFTQYMYNTINVNPAYAGSRGAMSIFALHRTQWVGLDGAPVTNAVSINTPLNESRLGLGVSLINDRIGPIDENTISADLSYTIPTSEIFKLSFGIKATANLFSLDNSRLNPVNQADPTLQSFNKFNPNIGAGLYLHSDKAYVGFSIPNFIQTNRYDDNEVALFKEKINYYLIAGYIFDLNNYIKFKPALLTKMVTGAPLQTDISGNFLFNDKFMVGVSYRWSAALSAMVGFQISEAMYIGYGYDRETTNLNNYNSGSHEIFLRYEIFKNNDKITTPRFF, from the coding sequence ATGAAAACAAAAATACTTTCTTTCGTTTTGATGTTTACAGCAATAGTAAGTTTTGCACAACAGGATTCGCAATTTACTCAGTATATGTACAACACAATCAATGTGAATCCTGCTTATGCTGGATCTAGAGGAGCTATGAGTATCTTTGCTTTGCATCGTACTCAATGGGTAGGACTCGATGGAGCTCCTGTTACCAATGCGGTTTCAATCAATACCCCTTTGAATGAAAGTAGACTTGGACTTGGGGTATCTCTTATCAATGATAGAATTGGACCTATTGATGAGAATACTATTTCGGCTGATTTGTCTTATACCATTCCTACTTCGGAGATTTTTAAACTCTCTTTTGGAATCAAAGCAACTGCCAACTTATTTAGCTTAGATAACAGTAGATTAAACCCTGTAAACCAAGCTGACCCTACCCTACAAAGTTTCAATAAATTCAATCCTAATATAGGAGCTGGTCTATACTTACATTCTGATAAAGCCTATGTAGGTTTTTCTATTCCTAACTTCATTCAAACCAATCGATATGACGATAATGAAGTAGCTCTTTTTAAGGAGAAAATAAACTATTACTTAATTGCTGGTTATATATTTGACTTGAATAATTATATCAAATTCAAACCGGCTCTTCTCACTAAAATGGTAACGGGTGCTCCTTTGCAAACCGATATTTCTGGAAACTTCCTATTCAATGACAAATTTATGGTTGGGGTTTCATACAGATGGAGTGCGGCTCTAAGTGCAATGGTAGGCTTCCAAATCTCAGAGGCAATGTACATTGGATATGGATATGATAGAGAAACAACCAACTTGAATAATTACAACTCTGGTTCTCATGAAATTTTCTTGCGCTATGAGATTTTCAAAAATAACGATAAAATCACAACCCCAAGATTCTTCTAA